Proteins encoded by one window of Halomonas chromatireducens:
- a CDS encoding CIA30 family protein: MPTLIDFSAGDEAARWRAINDTVMGGGSQGAMHAAGALGIFSGELSLTNGGGFASVRREPEPMRLSRHQGVTVEARGDGRQYQLRLYSNQLIDGAAYRAVFQPPAGGWQRIALPWSMFEAVFRGRLLEDAPPLAPDEIQQLGLLIADRRDGAFRLEVASIETLEAR; the protein is encoded by the coding sequence ATGCCAACACTGATCGATTTCAGCGCCGGGGATGAAGCCGCACGCTGGCGCGCCATCAACGACACGGTTATGGGTGGGGGGTCTCAAGGCGCCATGCACGCAGCAGGTGCCCTGGGCATCTTCTCGGGTGAGCTTTCGCTGACCAACGGCGGCGGCTTTGCCTCGGTACGCCGCGAGCCAGAACCCATGCGGCTATCTCGCCACCAAGGCGTGACCGTAGAGGCGCGTGGCGACGGTCGCCAGTATCAGCTGCGCCTTTACAGTAACCAACTGATCGACGGCGCCGCCTATCGTGCCGTTTTTCAGCCCCCGGCCGGTGGGTGGCAGCGCATCGCCCTGCCCTGGAGCATGTTCGAGGCGGTATTTCGTGGTCGCCTGCTCGAGGATGCACCGCCGCTGGCACCTGACGAAATCCAACAGCTCGGCCTGTTGATTGCCGACCGCCGCGACGGGGCCTTCCGGCTGGAAGTGGCGAGTATTGAAACGCTGGAAGCCCGCTAG
- a CDS encoding DUF3309 domain-containing protein has translation MAVPQRLSDHRTAEGRRAIPAWPHSRGWGYGPSGGLGLVLIIVIVLVLTGTL, from the coding sequence ATCGCTGTTCCTCAACGCCTTTCTGATCATCGAACTGCTGAAGGCCGCCGTGCGATACCTGCATGGCCCCACAGCAGGGGATGGGGATACGGCCCCAGCGGGGGGCTCGGGCTGGTGTTGATAATCGTGATCGTTCTAGTGTTGACGGGTACGTTATAG
- a CDS encoding SDR family NAD(P)-dependent oxidoreductase has protein sequence MRQEGFNALLLDLASSASISAAVDETLGQTGGRLDALFNNGAYGQPGAVEDLSRAVLRDQLETNLLGTHELTTRIIPVMREQGAGRIVQNSSVLGFSALPYRGAYVCSKFALEGLTDTLRQELYGTGIHVSLLQPGPIASRFRENAYRAFRDNINAATSHHAVTYCALEARLAGEGPSAPFTLEADAVIRKLIHALESRRPKARYHITVPTHLFAALKRILSTRGMDRVLLRATRREREV, from the coding sequence CTGCGTCAGGAAGGCTTCAACGCGCTGCTGCTGGACCTGGCATCCAGTGCATCGATTTCGGCCGCGGTCGACGAGACGCTGGGACAGACTGGCGGCCGCCTCGATGCACTGTTCAACAATGGTGCCTACGGCCAGCCGGGTGCGGTGGAAGACCTCTCGCGCGCCGTGCTGCGCGACCAGTTGGAAACCAACCTGCTAGGCACCCACGAACTGACGACGCGAATCATCCCGGTGATGCGGGAGCAAGGTGCCGGCCGCATCGTGCAGAACAGCTCTGTTCTAGGCTTTTCCGCCCTGCCCTACCGTGGCGCCTATGTCTGCTCCAAGTTCGCCCTGGAAGGGCTGACCGACACCCTGCGCCAAGAACTCTACGGCACCGGCATCCACGTCAGCCTGCTGCAGCCTGGCCCCATCGCCAGCCGATTTCGCGAGAACGCCTACCGCGCCTTTCGCGACAACATCAATGCCGCGACCAGCCATCACGCCGTCACCTATTGCGCCCTGGAGGCCCGCCTGGCGGGGGAAGGACCATCGGCCCCCTTCACGCTCGAGGCCGATGCGGTGATTCGCAAGCTGATACATGCCCTGGAAAGCCGGCGGCCCAAGGCCCGTTACCACATCACGGTGCCGACCCACTTGTTTGCAGCTCTGAAGCGTATCCTCTCCACACGTGGCATGGACCGGGTCCTGCTACGAGCGACTCGGAGGGAACGGGAGGTATGA
- a CDS encoding site-2 protease family protein produces MFKSVWVLGHFRGIRLEIHVSWLIIFALIMVSMTTGLQQQHPDWTTADAALTAFVTVLIFFASILAHELGHSLVAIRRGVPVTAITLFIFGGMAQMSRDPEQANDEFWIAVAGPAVSFALAFLFGVLAWVTAGWYEPIPVALGWLSMINLVVAIFNLIPGFPLDGGRVLRALVWKVTGSTQRGNETAIASGRFLAYGLFGLSLWNMLVMGNLVGGLWIMLIAWFLLTMNHAQSRMYLLRDRLAGVRARDLADPDVPFVAAGQSIEEWLRDQVLVSGRRAFLVGSPTHVLGLVSLSDTQRLPQEQWPRTPVSEIMTPADALHHVAPDDKADDILQLMNEHSLNQVPVMARGHASGWIDRQRLLRMIELHLEVKR; encoded by the coding sequence ATGTTCAAATCCGTATGGGTGCTGGGACATTTCCGAGGTATTCGGCTTGAAATCCACGTCAGTTGGCTGATCATTTTCGCATTGATCATGGTCAGCATGACCACCGGCCTTCAGCAGCAACATCCGGACTGGACCACCGCGGATGCCGCCCTTACTGCCTTCGTCACGGTACTGATCTTCTTCGCCTCCATACTGGCCCACGAGCTGGGCCATAGCCTGGTGGCAATCCGGCGAGGGGTGCCGGTCACCGCCATTACCCTGTTCATCTTCGGCGGCATGGCGCAAATGAGTCGCGACCCGGAACAGGCCAACGACGAGTTCTGGATCGCTGTGGCCGGACCCGCGGTCAGCTTTGCACTGGCCTTTCTGTTCGGCGTACTGGCTTGGGTGACCGCTGGCTGGTACGAGCCGATTCCTGTGGCGCTCGGCTGGCTGTCCATGATCAACCTGGTCGTGGCCATCTTCAACCTCATCCCCGGATTTCCCCTGGATGGGGGGCGGGTACTTCGCGCCCTGGTCTGGAAAGTCACGGGTAGTACTCAGCGAGGCAACGAGACCGCCATCGCCAGCGGCCGTTTCCTGGCCTATGGGCTATTCGGCCTGTCCCTATGGAATATGCTGGTCATGGGCAACCTGGTCGGCGGGCTGTGGATCATGCTGATTGCCTGGTTCCTGCTCACCATGAACCATGCTCAGAGTCGCATGTACCTCCTTCGAGATCGCCTGGCGGGAGTTCGCGCCCGGGACCTGGCCGACCCCGATGTTCCCTTTGTTGCCGCAGGACAGTCCATCGAGGAGTGGCTGCGCGATCAGGTGCTGGTCTCCGGCCGACGCGCCTTCCTGGTGGGAAGTCCCACCCACGTGCTGGGTCTGGTCTCGCTCAGCGACACGCAACGCCTGCCCCAGGAGCAATGGCCCAGAACCCCCGTAAGCGAGATCATGACGCCGGCTGATGCCCTTCATCATGTCGCACCCGATGACAAGGCCGACGATATCCTGCAACTGATGAACGAGCACAGCCTGAACCAGGTGCCGGTCATGGCGCGGGGACACGCCAGCGGTTGGATCGACCGTCAGCGGTTGCTGCGGATGATCGAGCTTCATCTGGAAGTGAAGCGATGA
- a CDS encoding methyltransferase — MPGQEGVDPQANHLLARLTELLSRWQPLWRPLPFQYRCLPWHDDFAALGETLLGLSEQDVVRLQANPFHASPLAEWLPVAELEALVDLPILSPPVASLPREWGQHVGGRKWSQIEAFVEQLRIKPGESLVEWCAGKGHLARTLARRHAVDVTALEWQGALCDEGRQLAQRQGVAVDMRQQDVMASQLEQALSSQTHIAALHACGDLHVRLLQLAAETGSSVTLAPCCYQRTRDEVYRPLSRRAKALIEAHDLLLSREDLAMSVQETVTAPGGVQRSRERANAWRLGFDEWQRQVRGIDAYLPVPSLAYGRMPDNFADFCRWAAQQKGLSHATDVDWASFEAAGWRRQCRVKRLELVRHLFRRPLEVWLALDRMTLLTESGFDAELGIFCDRELTPRNLLLRASHSSGQAGA, encoded by the coding sequence GTGCCAGGCCAAGAAGGAGTCGACCCTCAGGCTAATCATCTCCTTGCCCGCCTCACCGAGCTGCTGTCCCGCTGGCAGCCGCTGTGGCGCCCGCTGCCCTTCCAGTACCGTTGCCTGCCCTGGCACGACGATTTTGCAGCTCTTGGCGAGACCCTGCTTGGCTTGAGTGAGCAAGACGTGGTGCGACTGCAGGCCAATCCCTTTCATGCCTCGCCGCTTGCGGAGTGGCTGCCGGTGGCAGAGCTGGAGGCGCTCGTTGACCTGCCGATTTTATCCCCTCCGGTTGCCTCGCTTCCCCGTGAATGGGGGCAGCATGTAGGAGGACGCAAGTGGTCGCAGATCGAGGCCTTCGTCGAGCAACTGCGCATAAAGCCCGGTGAATCGCTGGTGGAGTGGTGTGCCGGCAAGGGGCACCTTGCTCGTACACTGGCACGTCGACATGCCGTCGACGTCACCGCCCTGGAGTGGCAGGGCGCCCTGTGTGACGAGGGCCGCCAGCTTGCACAGCGACAGGGTGTGGCGGTGGACATGCGTCAGCAGGACGTGATGGCCTCTCAGCTGGAGCAGGCGCTGTCGTCGCAGACCCACATCGCGGCACTGCATGCCTGTGGCGACCTGCATGTGAGATTGCTCCAACTCGCCGCAGAAACGGGTAGTTCGGTCACGCTGGCGCCATGCTGCTACCAGCGCACCCGTGACGAGGTCTACCGGCCGCTGTCCCGCCGCGCCAAAGCCCTGATCGAGGCGCATGACCTGTTGCTCTCCCGGGAAGACCTGGCGATGTCGGTCCAGGAGACCGTAACAGCCCCCGGCGGGGTTCAGCGGAGCCGGGAACGGGCCAATGCCTGGCGTCTGGGCTTCGATGAATGGCAGCGTCAAGTACGTGGTATCGATGCTTATTTGCCCGTTCCCAGCCTGGCCTATGGGCGCATGCCCGATAATTTTGCCGATTTCTGCCGCTGGGCGGCACAACAGAAGGGCCTGTCCCACGCCACGGACGTTGACTGGGCGAGCTTCGAGGCAGCCGGGTGGCGACGCCAATGTCGGGTGAAGCGGCTGGAGCTGGTACGCCATCTGTTTCGGCGCCCGCTGGAGGTGTGGCTGGCACTGGACCGCATGACGCTGCTGACCGAGTCGGGATTCGATGCTGAGCTCGGCATCTTCTGCGATCGTGAGCTGACTCCCCGCAACCTGCTGCTGCGAGCCAGCCACTCAAGCGGTCAGGCCGGAGCCTGA
- the trxC gene encoding thioredoxin TrxC, with amino-acid sequence MSASLILGCPSCGAINRVSQARLADGPKCGSCKNRFFTGEPVELTEANFRAVVERSEMPVVVDFWASWCGPCKAMAPIFAEAARELEPRMRFAKLDTEAHQVLVGRFGIRSIPTLIVFRGGREVARQPGLVQGAQLRQWLQPYLLT; translated from the coding sequence ATGTCCGCTTCACTCATTCTTGGCTGTCCCAGCTGTGGCGCTATCAACCGCGTCAGCCAGGCGCGCCTGGCCGATGGGCCGAAATGCGGCAGCTGCAAGAATCGGTTCTTTACCGGAGAGCCAGTCGAGCTGACCGAGGCGAATTTCCGCGCGGTTGTCGAGCGCAGCGAGATGCCGGTCGTGGTGGACTTCTGGGCCAGTTGGTGCGGTCCCTGCAAGGCGATGGCACCGATATTCGCCGAGGCAGCCAGGGAACTCGAGCCACGGATGCGGTTTGCCAAGCTTGATACCGAAGCCCATCAGGTTCTGGTCGGTCGTTTCGGTATACGTAGTATCCCCACCCTGATCGTCTTCCGTGGCGGCCGGGAAGTGGCACGGCAGCCCGGTTTGGTGCAGGGGGCACAGCTCCGCCAATGGTTGCAGCCTTATCTACTGACTTGA
- a CDS encoding DUF1330 domain-containing protein → MSKAYVVGNVTIKDANRWAQYVADVPATITPWGGELMLRGKRAAVLAGEAQHSNLVVISFPDLESIHGWYASPAYQALIPLRDAAATVDLAAYED, encoded by the coding sequence ATGAGTAAAGCCTATGTCGTGGGAAACGTCACTATCAAGGATGCCAATAGGTGGGCGCAATACGTCGCCGACGTGCCTGCCACCATCACCCCCTGGGGTGGCGAGCTCATGCTGCGTGGCAAACGGGCTGCCGTGCTGGCGGGCGAGGCGCAGCACAGCAACCTGGTAGTCATCTCCTTTCCCGACCTGGAATCGATACACGGCTGGTACGCCTCTCCCGCCTATCAGGCACTGATTCCACTGCGCGACGCCGCCGCTACGGTCGACCTGGCGGCATACGAGGACTGA
- a CDS encoding putative quinol monooxygenase, producing the protein MSQKIYCTARFLPKPGKEKAVFKALQALEPNSHREDACLLYTVTRQIDSPFAQGDSFPIVFHEIWANREAFEAHCQRREIQQFFRDQVESPDGDIEAANVCVYTDEPVDFDAPIATR; encoded by the coding sequence ATGTCGCAGAAGATCTACTGCACTGCCAGATTCCTCCCCAAGCCCGGCAAGGAGAAGGCTGTGTTCAAGGCGCTTCAGGCACTCGAGCCCAATAGCCATCGAGAGGATGCCTGTCTGCTCTATACCGTCACCCGCCAGATCGACAGTCCATTTGCCCAGGGTGACAGTTTCCCCATCGTCTTCCATGAGATATGGGCCAACCGTGAAGCCTTTGAGGCGCACTGCCAGCGCCGTGAGATCCAGCAGTTCTTCCGCGATCAGGTCGAGTCACCCGACGGAGATATCGAGGCGGCCAATGTCTGCGTCTATACCGATGAACCGGTCGATTTCGATGCCCCGATTGCTACTCGATGA
- a CDS encoding peptidylprolyl isomerase — MARATARHILVSSEEKCEALKAEIEGGRDFAEVAKENSSCPSGAQGGDLGSFGPGQMVREFDEVVFSGELNKVHGPVKTQFGYHLLEITSRS; from the coding sequence ATGGCCAGGGCAACCGCGCGTCATATTCTGGTAAGCAGCGAAGAGAAGTGTGAGGCCCTCAAGGCGGAGATCGAGGGTGGGCGTGATTTCGCCGAAGTGGCGAAAGAAAACTCATCCTGCCCTTCCGGCGCCCAGGGCGGTGACCTCGGCAGCTTCGGGCCGGGCCAGATGGTTCGCGAGTTCGACGAGGTCGTCTTTTCCGGCGAGCTGAACAAGGTTCACGGCCCGGTCAAGACCCAGTTCGGCTACCATCTGCTGGAAATCACCAGCCGTAGCTGA
- a CDS encoding ABC transporter ATP-binding protein, whose protein sequence is MIQVAQLDKIFEGGFHALKNVSLEIQRGEIFALLGPNGAGKTTLISVICGLVRASSGSVRVDGHDNVSDYRQARAMIGLVPQELTNEAFTTVWDTVSFSRGLFGKPKNPAHIENVLRALTLWEKRDNRLLQLSGGMKRRVLIAKALAHEPKVLFLDEPTAGVDVELRREMWEVVRQLRDQGVTIILTTHYIEEAEEMADRIGVILGGELVLVEEKAALMRQLGRKELTLHLDQALDDVPAALAGHDLALMEDGHALVYTYDVTQQEEGTGIAGLLADLEATGIRVKDLHTRQSSLEEIFVSLVRERA, encoded by the coding sequence ATGATCCAGGTAGCCCAGCTGGACAAGATCTTCGAGGGTGGCTTTCACGCCTTGAAGAATGTCAGCCTGGAAATCCAGCGCGGCGAGATCTTCGCCCTGCTCGGCCCCAACGGGGCGGGAAAGACCACATTGATCAGTGTGATCTGTGGGCTTGTGCGGGCCAGCAGTGGCAGTGTCAGGGTGGATGGCCACGACAACGTGAGTGACTATCGCCAGGCGCGGGCAATGATCGGCCTGGTGCCGCAGGAGCTGACCAACGAGGCCTTCACCACGGTATGGGATACGGTGAGCTTCAGCCGCGGGCTGTTTGGCAAGCCCAAGAACCCTGCACACATCGAGAATGTCCTGCGCGCCCTGACCCTGTGGGAGAAGCGCGACAACCGCCTGCTTCAGCTCTCCGGCGGCATGAAGCGCCGGGTATTGATCGCCAAGGCCCTTGCCCATGAGCCCAAGGTCCTGTTTCTCGATGAGCCTACCGCCGGTGTCGACGTGGAGCTGCGCCGCGAGATGTGGGAGGTGGTACGCCAATTGCGCGACCAGGGGGTGACCATCATCCTCACCACCCACTATATCGAGGAAGCGGAAGAGATGGCCGACCGTATCGGCGTGATACTGGGTGGCGAGCTGGTGCTGGTGGAAGAGAAAGCGGCGTTGATGCGCCAGCTGGGGCGCAAGGAGCTGACACTGCATCTGGATCAGGCCCTCGATGACGTACCGGCGGCGCTGGCCGGTCACGACCTGGCGCTGATGGAGGACGGCCATGCACTGGTCTACACCTACGACGTGACACAACAGGAGGAAGGTACCGGAATCGCCGGCCTGCTTGCCGACCTGGAAGCCACCGGCATCCGGGTCAAGGACCTGCATACCCGGCAAAGTTCGCTGGAGGAGATTTTCGTCAGCCTGGTCAGGGAGAGAGCATGA
- a CDS encoding ABC transporter permease, translated as MNLQSVKTIYLAEMARSLRTVLQSIVSPVVSTSLYFVVFGAAIGSRISEVDGVSYGAFIVPGLIMLMLLTQSVSTASFGIFFPRFSGSIYEILSAPISYLEIVLGFVGAAATKSLILGLIVLGTARLFVPFTIQYPLVMLLFLVLTAITFSLLGFIIGIWADGFEKLQLVPLLVVTPLTFLGGTFYSIDMLPPFWQTVTLLNPVVYLVSGFRWSFYGSGDVSIWASMFMIVAFLGVSLAVVNWIFKTGYRLKP; from the coding sequence ATGAACCTGCAGTCCGTCAAGACCATCTATCTGGCCGAGATGGCACGAAGCCTGCGCACCGTTCTGCAGAGCATCGTCTCGCCGGTTGTGTCCACTTCGCTCTACTTCGTGGTTTTTGGCGCCGCCATCGGCTCACGCATCAGCGAAGTGGATGGCGTGAGTTACGGCGCCTTCATCGTGCCCGGGCTGATCATGCTGATGCTGCTGACTCAGAGCGTCTCCACCGCCTCGTTCGGTATCTTCTTTCCACGCTTTTCGGGCTCGATCTACGAAATCCTCTCGGCCCCCATCTCCTACCTGGAGATCGTTCTGGGTTTCGTCGGTGCGGCAGCCACCAAGTCGCTGATACTGGGCCTGATCGTGCTTGGCACGGCACGCCTGTTCGTACCCTTTACCATCCAGTACCCGCTGGTCATGCTGCTCTTCCTGGTGCTCACCGCTATAACTTTCAGCCTGCTCGGCTTCATCATCGGCATCTGGGCCGACGGCTTCGAGAAGCTGCAGCTCGTGCCGCTGCTGGTGGTCACTCCGCTGACCTTCCTCGGCGGCACCTTCTACTCCATCGACATGCTGCCCCCCTTCTGGCAGACGGTGACGCTACTCAACCCGGTGGTCTACCTGGTCAGCGGCTTTCGCTGGAGCTTCTACGGCAGCGGCGATGTCAGCATCTGGGCCAGCATGTTCATGATCGTGGCCTTCCTTGGCGTCTCGCTGGCAGTGGTGAACTGGATATTCAAGACCGGCTATCGGTTGAAGCCTTGA
- a CDS encoding diguanylate cyclase domain-containing protein, with product MRIRHTGLHSYGREPVSVLLINIDHFKCFKDTHGHLAGDECLKEVFAKCELTPVLKRLGCGRVLSACLQGFNR from the coding sequence GTGCGCATTCGACACACAGGATTACACTCCTACGGTCGCGAGCCGGTCAGCGTCCTGCTGATAAATATCGACCATTTCAAGTGCTTCAAGGATACCCACGGCCACCTGGCCGGTGATGAGTGCCTTAAGGAGGTATTCGCTAAATGTGAACTAACCCCCGTGCTCAAGCGACTGGGCTGCGGTCGCGTCTTGTCAGCGTGCCTTCAAGGCTTCAACCGATAG